The Thermosynechococcus sp. genome has a segment encoding these proteins:
- a CDS encoding DUF2862 domain-containing protein: MDVGQKVRVCRIRDRVAQDIIQKLGQVGQITGFKMTDGSGVGVIVTFDDRFSTWFFEDEVEVVG; encoded by the coding sequence ATGGACGTGGGGCAAAAAGTGCGCGTCTGTCGAATTCGCGATCGCGTCGCCCAAGACATTATTCAAAAACTCGGCCAAGTGGGTCAAATTACTGGTTTTAAGATGACGGACGGCAGTGGCGTTGGCGTCATTGTCACCTTTGATGATCGCTTTAGCACTTGGTTTTTTGAGGATGAAGTTGAAGTCGTTGGCTAA
- a CDS encoding D-alanine--D-alanine ligase family protein: MGRLRVGLLFGGRSREHEVSVVSAAAIAQALTAGDNHDRYEVIPIYIQKDGRWRPTERIGIPEGTAPESSLWQFPAVVETINVWFPIVHGPNGEDGTIQGLLELMQRPYVGSGVAASAIGMDKILMKTVFGAMGLPQVRYVALQRSDLWSDPCRYNHLCDRIETELGYPCFVKPANLGSSVGISKAKNRQQLTTALEAAAELDRRLIVEAGVVARELECAVLGNDKPQASVVGEITYSSEFYDYETKYTDGRAQLHIPAEIPPVVSEQIRTMSLQAFQALDAAGLARFDFFYVPSTGEILINEVNTLPGFTALSMYPQLWAASGVPFPELVHRLVQLALERHG; the protein is encoded by the coding sequence ATGGGTCGTCTGCGGGTTGGGCTATTGTTTGGAGGTCGCTCACGGGAGCATGAAGTTTCGGTGGTCTCGGCGGCGGCGATCGCCCAAGCCCTTACGGCGGGGGACAATCACGATCGCTATGAGGTGATTCCCATCTACATCCAAAAAGATGGTCGCTGGCGGCCCACAGAGCGGATTGGCATCCCTGAAGGCACGGCACCAGAGAGCTCCCTATGGCAGTTTCCAGCGGTGGTCGAGACCATTAATGTCTGGTTTCCCATTGTCCATGGCCCCAATGGGGAAGATGGAACGATTCAGGGACTCTTGGAATTGATGCAGCGCCCCTATGTGGGTTCGGGGGTGGCCGCCTCGGCCATTGGCATGGACAAAATTCTGATGAAAACCGTCTTTGGGGCAATGGGCTTACCCCAAGTACGTTATGTAGCACTTCAGCGCAGTGACCTGTGGTCAGATCCCTGTCGTTACAACCATTTGTGCGATCGCATTGAAACCGAACTGGGCTATCCCTGCTTTGTGAAGCCCGCTAACCTTGGCTCCTCGGTGGGCATTTCCAAAGCCAAAAATCGCCAACAACTGACAACTGCCCTTGAGGCCGCTGCCGAACTGGATCGCCGCCTCATTGTGGAAGCGGGTGTGGTTGCCCGCGAACTAGAGTGTGCCGTGCTCGGCAATGATAAGCCCCAAGCCTCGGTCGTGGGGGAGATTACCTACAGCAGTGAGTTCTACGACTACGAAACCAAATACACCGATGGCCGCGCTCAGCTCCATATCCCTGCGGAGATTCCCCCAGTGGTGAGTGAGCAAATCCGTACGATGTCGCTGCAAGCCTTTCAAGCCCTCGATGCTGCTGGCCTGGCTCGCTTTGATTTTTTCTATGTACCAAGCACTGGGGAAATATTGATTAATGAAGTCAATACGCTGCCAGGGTTTACCGCCTTGAGTATGTACCCGCAACTGTGGGCGGCCAGTGGCGTTCCCTTCCCAGAATTAGTCCATCGTTTGGTGCAATTGGCCCTGGAGCGACACGGGTAG
- a CDS encoding 4Fe-4S binding protein, translating into MKRSLRGKPSQWATIWLFFLIAIGGLWYPWLGYLMLAMMLGIPVLAYFRSRYWCGNLCPRGAFLDIVLYHFSPHRPYPKLFKKQSFRWAVFSFIMTVFAIRMTLAWGNWVAVGGLFVNMCVVTSIVAILLGVLFNQRAWCAICPMGTLQESLGKLGSGQAKAKKVNAKATKLLPPVE; encoded by the coding sequence ATGAAGCGATCGTTGCGGGGCAAGCCCAGTCAGTGGGCGACCATTTGGCTGTTCTTTTTAATTGCGATCGGTGGGCTCTGGTATCCGTGGCTGGGGTACCTGATGCTGGCAATGATGCTGGGAATTCCTGTGCTGGCCTATTTTCGGAGCCGCTATTGGTGTGGCAACCTGTGTCCTCGTGGGGCATTCCTTGATATTGTCCTCTATCACTTTAGTCCCCACCGTCCCTATCCCAAACTCTTCAAAAAACAGAGTTTTCGTTGGGCTGTGTTTAGCTTTATCATGACCGTTTTTGCCATTCGCATGACGTTGGCATGGGGCAACTGGGTGGCCGTGGGTGGTCTCTTTGTCAATATGTGTGTGGTCACCTCCATTGTGGCTATTCTGTTAGGGGTACTCTTTAATCAGCGGGCGTGGTGCGCGATTTGCCCAATGGGAACGCTTCAAGAATCTTTGGGCAAACTGGGAAGTGGCCAGGCAAAGGCGAAAAAAGTCAATGCTAAAGCGACAAAATTGTTGCCACCGGTGGAGTAA
- a CDS encoding isoprenylcysteine carboxylmethyltransferase family protein: MNTMQEWGFSKDWWRNQRGEFWVIGQTVLGIGFILLPVVRVITLPFAVRLGLTLSLGLIGLSLAIAGLLNLGANLTPLPHPKENAHLVTTGAYRWVRHPIYSSVIFLALAYGVWQISLSHGLGAIALFIFFDRKATREEQWLSAKFKDYSTYRQSVKKLIPFLY, from the coding sequence GTGAATACAATGCAAGAGTGGGGCTTTAGCAAAGACTGGTGGCGCAATCAGCGGGGAGAGTTTTGGGTCATTGGTCAAACGGTGCTGGGTATTGGCTTTATTCTGCTGCCGGTCGTCCGCGTAATAACCCTGCCCTTTGCGGTGCGTCTGGGGTTAACGCTTTCTCTAGGCCTTATTGGTCTAAGCTTAGCTATCGCTGGTCTGTTGAATTTAGGAGCAAATTTAACCCCCCTCCCCCATCCCAAGGAAAACGCTCATTTAGTAACCACGGGGGCCTATCGTTGGGTACGCCACCCTATCTACAGCAGTGTTATCTTTTTAGCATTGGCCTATGGGGTATGGCAAATCAGTCTATCCCACGGGCTGGGGGCGATCGCTCTTTTCATCTTTTTTGACCGCAAGGCAACTCGAGAGGAACAGTGGCTATCGGCTAAGTTTAAGGATTACTCAACCTATCGGCAGTCGGTGAAAAAACTGATTCCTTTTCTCTACTAA
- a CDS encoding CBS domain-containing protein: protein MDVVLCHQIADFDTLGAAVGLTRLYPGTKIVLTGGTHPKVGEFLAYHRDEYPLIEARAVDPSQLRQIWVVDTQWRRQLGQAAGWLDQPQVQIGLYDHHLEMRGDIVSQQQWLEPVGATSTIVCEQLQAAEISLRPTEATVLALGIHADTGSLTFEQTTVRDVQALAWLLSQGANQRAIATYSEAGLSENLQPLLREAWANLQQVTYQGYRLGWVLLHTAEYLPGLSRLITQLVELSESDALLLGHQYRQHHLAIIARSHIPNVNVAHLLAPLGGGGHAQAAAVTVTTQTPEALLKGLLTALQEQIPHPPTAAELMSSPVRTVRPETPIADAHRVLLRYGHSGLSVVSADGELQGIISRRDLDVALHHGFAHAPVKGYMKAPVHTVSPSTPLPEIQALMVQYDIGRLPVVNERGELVGIVTRTDVLRHLYALNRERETVCPLPTLNLYEALRRRLPEQLWALLQRAAAIARERGWQLYLVGGAVRDLLLAIAQGNHHLPTREFDLVVDGVQQEEAAGVHLAQALHELYPETDLQIYGQFQTAALHWPKASPLAGFAVDIATARSEFYPYPAAHPEVAASSIRQDLYRRDFTINALAMRLTPPRHGEVLDFFGGQEDLERGLIRVLHPNSFIEDPTRIFRAVRFAVRLGFELEPQTRQYIEYALTSGVFATRDRPTSKRPSLQSRLRNELRHILELPLAPNEHFGGERALTLLAELGALGCLDRQVTFDEAAKVRLQLVWQWWPEIPERRQWQTFPLWELELLALIVTVPTAGAIARQLQLGEHLGEWLDHFPELQEQWHRLRQTTQQPSHYWAFLETHPLPLIVLLAAVLKAIGNQAALAEVGLLRQYLWQWRVQRPPLNGHDLQQLGYARGPQLRQILLALRSAMLDGLVSDRASAIAYVEAHFPKP from the coding sequence ATGGACGTTGTTCTTTGTCATCAAATTGCTGATTTTGACACCCTTGGGGCAGCCGTTGGCCTGACCCGCCTTTATCCAGGGACGAAAATTGTCTTGACAGGGGGGACCCACCCCAAGGTGGGGGAGTTTTTGGCCTACCATCGCGATGAATACCCTCTCATTGAAGCAAGGGCCGTTGACCCCAGCCAATTGCGGCAGATTTGGGTAGTGGATACCCAATGGCGTCGCCAGTTGGGGCAAGCGGCAGGATGGCTGGATCAACCCCAAGTACAAATTGGTCTGTACGACCACCATTTGGAGATGAGGGGGGACATTGTCTCGCAACAGCAATGGTTAGAACCTGTTGGAGCCACCAGCACCATTGTTTGCGAACAGTTGCAGGCGGCAGAAATTAGCCTTAGGCCCACAGAAGCAACTGTCCTGGCCCTAGGGATTCACGCCGATACGGGTTCCCTGACCTTTGAGCAAACCACGGTGCGGGATGTGCAGGCCTTGGCGTGGCTGTTGAGCCAAGGGGCAAATCAGCGGGCGATCGCCACCTATTCCGAGGCCGGTTTGAGTGAGAACTTGCAACCCCTCCTCCGGGAGGCTTGGGCTAATCTGCAGCAAGTGACTTATCAGGGCTATCGGCTGGGCTGGGTATTGCTACATACGGCGGAGTATCTTCCTGGCCTTTCACGCTTAATTACCCAACTCGTCGAGCTCAGTGAATCCGATGCGCTGCTCCTTGGTCATCAATATCGCCAACATCATCTGGCCATTATTGCCCGCAGTCACATTCCCAATGTCAATGTTGCCCATTTACTGGCTCCCCTGGGTGGGGGTGGTCATGCCCAGGCAGCGGCAGTGACAGTGACCACACAAACGCCAGAAGCACTCCTCAAGGGTCTATTGACTGCCCTCCAGGAGCAAATCCCCCATCCCCCCACCGCTGCCGAACTCATGTCGTCGCCCGTGCGAACCGTGCGTCCAGAAACGCCCATTGCCGATGCCCACCGTGTTTTGCTGCGCTATGGCCATTCCGGTCTGTCGGTGGTGAGTGCGGACGGGGAACTTCAGGGGATTATTTCACGGCGCGATTTGGATGTGGCCCTGCACCATGGGTTTGCCCACGCTCCAGTCAAAGGGTATATGAAAGCACCAGTGCATACTGTCTCCCCGTCCACGCCGCTGCCGGAGATTCAGGCCCTCATGGTGCAGTACGATATTGGGCGGTTACCGGTGGTGAATGAGCGGGGTGAGCTCGTCGGGATTGTCACCCGTACTGATGTATTACGGCACCTCTATGCCCTCAACCGCGAAAGGGAAACAGTGTGCCCCTTGCCGACCCTAAACCTTTATGAGGCCCTACGACGACGGTTGCCGGAGCAACTGTGGGCACTGCTACAGCGGGCGGCAGCGATCGCCAGGGAGCGTGGCTGGCAACTGTACCTCGTGGGCGGAGCGGTGCGAGATCTGCTCTTGGCGATCGCCCAGGGGAATCACCATTTACCCACACGGGAATTTGACTTGGTGGTAGATGGGGTACAGCAGGAGGAGGCCGCCGGGGTGCATTTGGCGCAAGCACTCCATGAACTTTACCCAGAAACCGATTTACAGATTTACGGTCAGTTTCAAACGGCGGCGCTCCATTGGCCGAAGGCATCACCCTTGGCAGGGTTTGCCGTGGATATTGCCACTGCCCGCAGTGAGTTCTACCCCTATCCGGCCGCGCATCCAGAAGTGGCCGCCAGTTCGATTCGCCAAGATCTCTACCGCCGCGACTTTACCATCAACGCCCTCGCCATGCGCCTCACTCCACCGCGCCACGGGGAGGTTCTGGATTTTTTTGGTGGGCAGGAGGATTTAGAGCGGGGACTGATTCGGGTTCTGCACCCCAATAGTTTTATCGAAGACCCAACGCGGATTTTTCGGGCCGTGCGTTTTGCGGTGCGCCTGGGATTTGAACTGGAGCCGCAGACCCGCCAGTACATTGAATATGCCCTCACCAGCGGTGTCTTTGCCACCCGCGATCGCCCCACCTCAAAACGGCCTTCCCTACAAAGTCGGCTGCGCAATGAACTGCGCCACATCCTTGAACTGCCCCTTGCCCCAAACGAACACTTTGGCGGTGAGCGGGCCTTGACGTTACTAGCGGAGTTGGGTGCCCTTGGCTGTTTAGATCGCCAAGTCACCTTTGATGAGGCGGCGAAGGTGCGCTTGCAGTTGGTTTGGCAGTGGTGGCCAGAGATCCCAGAGCGGCGGCAGTGGCAAACCTTTCCCCTCTGGGAGCTAGAACTGTTGGCCTTGATTGTGACCGTGCCCACAGCGGGGGCGATCGCCCGCCAACTGCAATTGGGGGAGCACCTAGGGGAGTGGTTAGACCACTTTCCTGAGCTGCAAGAGCAATGGCACAGACTGCGGCAGACAACACAACAGCCCAGCCATTACTGGGCGTTTTTGGAGACTCACCCCCTACCGCTCATTGTGCTCTTGGCAGCAGTGCTCAAGGCAATAGGGAATCAGGCAGCCTTAGCGGAGGTGGGTTTACTGCGGCAGTATCTCTGGCAGTGGCGCGTGCAAAGGCCACCTTTGAATGGCCATGATCTGCAACAGTTGGGCTACGCCCGGGGACCACAATTGCGGCAAATACTCCTGGCTTTGCGATCGGCGATGCTCGATGGCCTGGTGAGCGATCGCGCCAGTGCCATTGCCTATGTTGAAGCCCATTTCCCCAAGCCATGA
- a CDS encoding DNA polymerase III subunit delta', whose protein sequence is MNWFRPVIGQPTAVQLLTHALNRQRLAPAYLFVGPEGVGRALTARCFLQAILNEASNLSNHPDVLWIEPTYSVQGTLYTRRQLLAADREIPRSAPQIRLEQIRQLSRHLSQPPMAAPRSLVVLTQAETMNEAAANALLKTLEEPGRATLILIAPSPSALLSTIVSRCQKIPFYPLSRQDVEQVLRQVVPPDFWHQVTPALLELGAGSPGAILHAWQTWQEIPEAFRHLGEQLTAPLPLQRALELARDITQSLDVERQLWLLSLMQQQIWQERGLPQCVGVLQQLEQARQYLQQYVQPRLVWEVLLMQLGTL, encoded by the coding sequence ATGAATTGGTTTCGTCCTGTCATTGGTCAACCAACGGCTGTGCAACTGTTGACCCATGCCCTTAATCGCCAGCGACTGGCACCGGCCTATCTCTTTGTTGGCCCTGAGGGGGTTGGCCGTGCCCTCACTGCCCGCTGTTTTCTGCAAGCGATTCTCAATGAGGCAAGCAATCTGAGCAACCACCCGGATGTCCTGTGGATTGAACCCACCTACAGTGTCCAGGGAACGCTCTACACCCGTCGCCAACTGCTGGCGGCCGATAGGGAGATTCCCCGCAGTGCCCCCCAGATTCGCCTAGAGCAAATTCGCCAACTTAGCCGTCACCTTAGCCAACCACCTATGGCGGCGCCGCGATCGCTGGTGGTCTTGACCCAGGCTGAAACCATGAACGAAGCCGCCGCCAATGCCCTGTTGAAAACCCTCGAAGAACCAGGGCGTGCCACCTTGATTTTAATTGCCCCGAGTCCGTCGGCACTCCTGAGTACAATTGTTTCCCGCTGCCAGAAAATTCCCTTTTATCCCCTGAGTCGTCAGGATGTCGAGCAGGTCCTGCGACAGGTGGTGCCCCCTGACTTTTGGCATCAAGTCACTCCCGCCCTCCTGGAGTTGGGAGCAGGATCTCCGGGGGCAATTTTGCACGCGTGGCAAACATGGCAAGAGATTCCTGAGGCGTTTCGCCACCTCGGTGAACAGTTGACTGCTCCCCTACCTCTGCAAAGGGCTTTGGAATTGGCACGGGACATTACTCAATCCCTGGATGTGGAACGGCAGCTCTGGCTCCTCAGTCTAATGCAGCAACAAATTTGGCAGGAAAGAGGATTGCCTCAGTGTGTTGGGGTGCTTCAGCAATTGGAGCAGGCCCGCCAGTATTTGCAGCAGTACGTTCAACCTCGCCTTGTCTGGGAAGTGTTACTGATGCAGTTGGGGACCCTGTGA
- a CDS encoding efflux RND transporter periplasmic adaptor subunit, which translates to MMARQEWLGALAIALLVGGCQSTATRLESAAVARPEAKGIAVDVAVARLEQPATVSTLTGTTRPYREVLVRSQVEGQVIRLGVDVGDRVQVGQPLAEVDAIVLKNALFQAEAELAARRNEVHQAQAAVQRARTAVAEARLTLQQAESDAQRLQTLLQDGAVPAQAAEQARTTAQTARQVLRSREAEVVTAQQGVAVAQGRLQAQMAFVQQARARLNQALLRSPLNGVVLERLTEVGNLLQPGGEVLRLGDIRQLKVVVEVSERELARLAPGQGATVTFDAVPNRIYEGRITRISPAAAAARLIPVEVVIDNADERLGSGLLARVAFQGAKAPRLMIPESALRGFEEGQLSSRQGSVFVVVGDRVQERQVTLGQRRQGQVEIRSGLKAGDRYVVRSSRPLRQGDKIRPSIFSEG; encoded by the coding sequence ATGATGGCAAGACAAGAATGGCTAGGGGCGCTGGCGATCGCCCTTCTTGTGGGGGGCTGTCAGTCAACTGCAACGCGTTTGGAATCAGCCGCTGTGGCCCGTCCAGAGGCCAAAGGGATCGCAGTGGATGTGGCCGTGGCCCGCTTGGAGCAACCGGCAACCGTCTCAACCCTGACGGGCACCACTCGCCCCTACCGGGAAGTCTTGGTGCGATCGCAGGTGGAAGGTCAAGTGATTCGCCTCGGTGTGGATGTGGGCGATCGCGTTCAAGTGGGGCAACCGTTGGCAGAGGTGGATGCCATTGTGCTCAAAAATGCCCTTTTTCAAGCAGAGGCAGAACTCGCTGCCCGCCGCAATGAAGTGCACCAAGCCCAAGCGGCTGTCCAGCGGGCCCGGACTGCCGTCGCGGAAGCACGCCTCACCCTCCAACAGGCCGAAAGTGACGCCCAACGCCTGCAAACCCTCCTCCAGGATGGGGCAGTGCCAGCTCAAGCCGCAGAACAGGCACGCACAACAGCGCAAACAGCACGGCAGGTACTGCGTTCCCGCGAAGCAGAGGTGGTGACGGCCCAACAGGGGGTGGCCGTTGCTCAGGGTCGGCTACAAGCACAAATGGCCTTTGTTCAACAGGCACGGGCACGGTTGAATCAAGCTCTCCTGCGATCGCCCCTCAATGGCGTGGTGCTAGAGCGACTCACCGAAGTGGGTAACCTACTGCAACCCGGGGGGGAAGTTCTCCGTCTGGGGGATATACGTCAGCTCAAAGTGGTTGTGGAGGTCTCGGAACGGGAATTGGCTAGACTAGCCCCCGGCCAAGGGGCAACAGTCACGTTTGATGCGGTGCCCAACCGTATCTATGAAGGGCGGATTACCCGAATTTCACCTGCTGCTGCCGCGGCCCGTCTGATTCCTGTGGAAGTGGTGATTGACAATGCCGATGAACGCTTGGGCAGTGGCTTACTGGCACGGGTGGCTTTCCAAGGAGCGAAGGCGCCGCGCTTGATGATTCCCGAGTCTGCCCTGAGGGGGTTTGAAGAGGGGCAACTCTCCTCACGGCAGGGGAGCGTTTTTGTGGTCGTGGGCGATCGCGTGCAGGAGCGGCAGGTCACCCTCGGCCAACGGCGGCAGGGCCAGGTGGAAATCCGCAGTGGCCTCAAGGCCGGCGATCGCTATGTCGTGCGCTCTAGTCGCCCCCTGCGGCAGGGGGATAAGATTCGCCCCAGCATTTTCTCTGAGGGTTAA
- a CDS encoding pyruvate kinase, translating into MLLEVPTVPISPAALLHSLLELRQEITKEGDARFQEWQSKIKRSEFIPSARNLAYYLALRWRDLRAMQMALMPWGLSSLGRIESRVLPNLDAVINTLGALCHTHEALPPRPPLEAFFAGDRQLRRQTEELFGPIRGQRHVRIMVTLPTEAATDRQWGITLLRKGMNCARINCAHDDPATWEAMIEHLRVASHMTGQPCKILMDLGGPKPRIADIFPQTVRVHRGDRLRLTTEICSDGAEIPQFTCSLPEILPQLEVGQRVWIDDGHIGGRILSKDAQGVELTITHCKEGQRLKVAKGLNFPDSDLRLCPLTASDREHLAFACRHADIIGYSYVQSAEDIALLQRELAHHCGDRANQIGIIAKIETPKAIRALPELIIQAAGQQPFGVMIARGDLAVEIGYQRLAEMQEEILWICEAAHVPVVWATQVLENLVKKGVPSRAEITDAAMAERAECVMLNKGPYVGLAVDILDDVLARMEAHQQKKTPQLRALHSWHPYETIGRQ; encoded by the coding sequence ATGTTGCTGGAGGTGCCAACTGTACCCATTTCCCCTGCTGCCCTGCTCCATAGCCTGTTAGAACTGCGGCAGGAAATTACTAAGGAGGGGGACGCCCGTTTTCAAGAATGGCAATCAAAAATTAAGCGATCCGAATTTATACCTAGTGCGCGCAATCTTGCCTACTATTTGGCCTTGCGCTGGCGGGATCTACGGGCAATGCAAATGGCCTTGATGCCTTGGGGGTTGTCGTCCCTAGGACGGATTGAGTCACGGGTGCTCCCCAATTTGGATGCGGTGATCAATACCTTGGGTGCCCTTTGTCATACCCATGAGGCTCTGCCGCCGCGCCCACCCCTTGAGGCTTTTTTTGCGGGCGATCGCCAACTGCGCCGCCAAACGGAGGAACTCTTTGGCCCGATTCGTGGCCAACGCCATGTGCGGATTATGGTGACCCTCCCCACTGAAGCGGCCACTGACCGGCAATGGGGTATTACGCTCCTGCGCAAGGGAATGAACTGTGCCCGCATCAACTGTGCCCACGATGACCCCGCTACTTGGGAAGCGATGATTGAGCATCTGCGTGTGGCAAGTCACATGACGGGTCAACCCTGCAAAATTCTCATGGACTTGGGGGGGCCCAAACCCCGCATTGCCGACATTTTTCCGCAAACGGTGCGCGTCCACAGGGGCGATCGCCTGCGACTGACAACGGAAATTTGCTCTGATGGCGCAGAGATACCGCAATTCACCTGCTCCTTGCCAGAAATTTTGCCCCAATTAGAGGTGGGGCAGCGGGTTTGGATTGATGATGGCCACATTGGCGGTCGCATTCTCAGCAAAGATGCCCAAGGGGTAGAACTCACCATTACCCACTGCAAGGAAGGGCAGCGGCTGAAGGTGGCCAAGGGCTTGAACTTCCCCGACAGTGATTTGCGCCTGTGTCCTTTGACCGCGAGCGATCGCGAGCATCTGGCCTTTGCTTGCCGCCATGCTGACATCATTGGCTACTCCTACGTTCAGTCCGCTGAGGATATTGCCCTACTGCAACGGGAACTGGCGCATCATTGTGGCGATCGCGCCAATCAGATAGGCATCATTGCCAAAATTGAAACCCCCAAAGCCATTCGGGCACTGCCAGAACTGATCATCCAGGCGGCAGGTCAACAACCCTTTGGTGTCATGATTGCGCGGGGCGATCTCGCTGTTGAAATTGGCTACCAACGCTTGGCGGAAATGCAGGAGGAAATCCTCTGGATCTGTGAGGCTGCCCACGTGCCTGTGGTGTGGGCCACCCAAGTCCTGGAGAACTTAGTGAAAAAAGGCGTGCCCTCCCGTGCCGAAATCACCGATGCAGCCATGGCGGAGCGAGCGGAGTGTGTCATGCTCAACAAAGGCCCCTATGTGGGGTTAGCAGTGGATATTCTCGATGATGTCCTTGCCCGCATGGAAGCGCACCAGCAGAAGAAAACGCCGCAACTGCGGGCACTGCACTCTTGGCACCCCTACGAGACCATTGGGCGCCAATAA
- a CDS encoding Fe(3+) ABC transporter substrate-binding protein: MEKVGRRVFLGMGAAATAYVTHYLWNQNTESSYAQQSSGGVINVYSARHYDTDKALYNGFTQQTGIRVNIIEAEADALIERIRSEGSRTPADVLITVDAGRLWRAQQAGILQPIQSRVLNSIVPANLREPQGHWFGLSRRVRVLIYNKSKVNPSQLSTYEDLANPKWRRQILTRSSSNIYNQSLTGSLLAIHGEPKTEEWARGLVQNFARPPEGNDTAQIRACAEGVGSVAIANHYYLARLIASNKAEDRAIAEKVGLFFPNQRDRGAHVNICGGGVVAGAPNRQAAIRFLEYLVSPKAQEMFAMANFEYPVRSGVPVHPIVKQFGNFRGQNVNAAVFGRNNDAALRIMDRAGWR, from the coding sequence ATGGAGAAAGTAGGTCGCCGTGTATTCCTGGGCATGGGCGCCGCAGCAACAGCTTATGTAACCCACTACCTCTGGAACCAAAATACTGAGTCAAGCTATGCGCAACAGTCCTCAGGGGGTGTGATCAATGTTTATTCGGCACGGCACTACGACACAGATAAAGCCCTCTACAACGGTTTTACGCAGCAGACGGGGATTCGCGTCAACATTATTGAGGCTGAAGCTGATGCCCTCATTGAACGGATTCGCAGTGAAGGGAGTCGCACTCCTGCCGATGTGCTGATTACTGTGGATGCCGGTCGCTTGTGGCGAGCACAGCAAGCCGGCATTTTGCAGCCAATTCAGTCAAGGGTACTCAACAGCATTGTGCCAGCAAACCTACGGGAGCCTCAAGGCCACTGGTTTGGTCTCTCACGGCGGGTGCGGGTGCTGATTTACAACAAATCAAAGGTAAATCCAAGCCAACTGTCCACCTATGAAGACCTAGCCAATCCCAAGTGGCGTCGCCAGATTCTCACTCGCAGTTCCAGCAATATCTATAATCAATCCCTCACCGGGTCTTTGTTGGCGATTCATGGCGAACCGAAAACAGAAGAATGGGCACGGGGATTAGTGCAAAACTTTGCCCGCCCGCCGGAAGGAAACGATACGGCGCAAATTCGAGCCTGTGCTGAGGGAGTTGGCAGTGTAGCAATTGCAAATCACTACTACTTGGCACGGTTGATTGCCTCCAATAAAGCAGAAGACCGTGCAATTGCTGAGAAGGTGGGCCTATTCTTCCCGAATCAGCGCGATCGCGGTGCCCATGTAAATATCTGTGGCGGCGGTGTCGTAGCCGGCGCCCCCAATCGTCAGGCGGCAATTCGCTTTTTGGAGTATCTGGTGAGTCCGAAGGCACAAGAAATGTTTGCGATGGCCAATTTTGAATATCCAGTGCGCTCGGGGGTACCCGTGCATCCGATTGTGAAGCAATTTGGCAACTTCCGCGGTCAGAATGTCAATGCTGCAGTGTTTGGTCGCAATAATGACGCGGCCCTGCGGATTATGGATCGGGCGGGATGGCGCTAA
- the cbiB gene encoding adenosylcobinamide-phosphate synthase CbiB, producing MSCPLIAYTILLAAALLDFGFGDPWGWPHPVRWMGAYIQFLSHWFNYGQGWPVWGQRLGGALLTLSLILGSALISWGLVILGMAISPLLGWGIAVVGTASGFAGRSLRDAAAEVLAPLATGNLEGARQSLAKYVGRETAELEPPEILRAVLETVSENATDGMVAPLFYGAIATLIVPQVSPLPLVMAYKAASTLDSMIGYREPPYTHWGWFAAKTDDVLTWLPCRLLVFLVALCSGQWRRVWQWCCRDAPKDPSPNSGWSECAYAAALGVRLGGTNIYRGTVKVKPFLGEPLHSLDQKTIWSALDLSRQIYLMALGLTGILLLISCKLFSI from the coding sequence GTGTCTTGCCCACTCATTGCCTACACGATTCTTCTGGCGGCGGCCCTCCTTGACTTTGGTTTTGGCGATCCCTGGGGCTGGCCACACCCGGTACGCTGGATGGGAGCCTATATCCAATTCCTCAGCCATTGGTTCAACTATGGCCAAGGCTGGCCAGTTTGGGGACAGCGGTTGGGGGGGGCACTGCTTACCCTGAGCTTAATCCTAGGTTCTGCCCTAATCAGTTGGGGCTTAGTGATACTGGGGATGGCAATTTCACCCCTCCTCGGTTGGGGAATTGCTGTGGTGGGTACCGCCAGTGGCTTTGCGGGTCGTAGTCTACGGGATGCAGCGGCAGAGGTATTGGCACCTTTGGCAACTGGCAATCTTGAAGGGGCACGCCAGTCCTTGGCCAAGTATGTGGGTCGGGAAACTGCCGAGTTAGAGCCCCCTGAGATTCTGCGCGCTGTTCTAGAAACGGTCAGTGAAAACGCCACTGATGGAATGGTGGCGCCCCTCTTTTATGGGGCGATCGCCACCCTTATCGTGCCGCAAGTGAGTCCCTTGCCGCTGGTCATGGCCTATAAGGCCGCCAGCACCTTGGACTCGATGATCGGCTACCGTGAGCCACCCTACACCCATTGGGGGTGGTTTGCCGCCAAAACTGATGATGTCCTCACATGGTTGCCCTGTCGGTTGTTGGTCTTTCTCGTTGCCCTCTGTTCTGGGCAGTGGCGGCGAGTGTGGCAGTGGTGTTGCCGCGATGCCCCTAAGGATCCTAGTCCCAATTCTGGTTGGAGTGAGTGTGCCTATGCAGCCGCTTTGGGGGTACGTCTGGGGGGCACGAATATCTACCGCGGCACGGTGAAGGTGAAACCCTTTTTAGGAGAACCGTTACACTCCCTTGATCAAAAAACGATCTGGTCTGCGCTTGACCTTAGCCGCCAGATTTACCTCATGGCCTTAGGATTGACAGGAATACTTTTATTAATTTCTTGCAAATTATTTTCTATTTAG